One genomic segment of Bacillus sp. 2205SS5-2 includes these proteins:
- a CDS encoding GIY-YIG nuclease family protein, with translation MNGTFKIGKTKHIEKRMNLLIVKLPFEHPLIFLIKSGNHTQTEVVFHKHFANKRLQGEWSNLSSEDLQWVKKGIYTDSIEATINPKIMMKSECRQNN, from the coding sequence ATGAATGGTACGTTTAAAATTGGCAAAACAAAACATATAGAAAAAAGAATGAATCTACTCATTGTGAAGCTTCCGTTCGAACATCCATTGATCTTCTTAATAAAATCGGGTAATCACACTCAGACAGAAGTTGTGTTTCATAAACATTTTGCCAATAAGAGATTACAGGGAGAATGGTCTAATTTATCTAGTGAAGATCTTCAATGGGTTAAAAAAGGGATCTATACGGATTCTATTGAAGCTACCATTAACCCTAAAATTATGATGAAATCTGAATGCCGGCAAAACAACTAG
- a CDS encoding DUF559 domain-containing protein produces MQPQVKVGKYRIDFVIEGIRDRLAIECDGERWHGPEKWEEDLQRQYDLERAGWKFWRVRGRQFYYDRVASLESLWEKLEELGIEPNLIENSEEQQTLKENRPKIERVY; encoded by the coding sequence ATTCAACCTCAAGTTAAGGTAGGTAAATATCGAATTGACTTTGTCATTGAAGGAATCAGAGACCGCCTGGCCATTGAGTGTGATGGTGAAAGGTGGCACGGACCTGAAAAATGGGAAGAAGACTTGCAACGTCAATATGACCTGGAACGAGCAGGATGGAAGTTTTGGAGAGTTAGGGGAAGACAATTCTATTATGATCGAGTGGCTTCATTGGAAAGTCTATGGGAGAAGTTAGAGGAGTTAGGTATTGAGCCTAACCTCATAGAAAATTCTGAGGAGCAACAGACTCTAAAAGAAAATAGACCTAAAATTGAACGAGTATACTAG
- a CDS encoding transposase, producing NLTNWLRTLCFPEEKKSMQIETIHTKMIKVASKLVKSGRSLYFKLSSSFVYQKFFWNVLRRIQSIKF from the coding sequence TAACCTAACGAATTGGTTGCGAACCCTTTGTTTTCCAGAAGAAAAAAAGAGCATGCAAATTGAAACTATCCACACAAAAATGATTAAAGTCGCTAGCAAACTAGTTAAATCAGGAAGGTCCCTTTATTTTAAATTATCTTCCAGTTTTGTGTACCAGAAATTCTTTTGGAACGTACTTCGGCGAATTCAAAGCATAAAATTCTAG